AGTTCCTGCTTACTTCAATGACAGCCAACGCCAAGCTACTAAAGATGCTGGACGTATTGCTGGTTTAGAAGTTTTGCGTATCGTCAACGAGCCTACAGCAGCGGCACTTGCTTATGGTTTAGAGAAAAATGAAGACCAAACAATCCTTGTTTATGACTTGGGTGGCGGTACATTCGACGTATCTATCCTTGAGTTGTCTGAAGGTTTCTTTGAAGTAAAAGCAACCTCTGGAGATAACAAATTAGGTGGAGACGATTTTGACCAAGTGATCATGGATTATTTGGTAGCTGAATTTAAAAAAGAAAACGGCATTGATCTAGCTCAAGATCGCATGGCTATGCAACGTTTGAAAGATGCAGCTGAGAATGCGAAAAAAGATTTGTCCGGTGTTGTCACTACTACGATCTCTCTACCATTTATCACAGCAGATGCTTCTGGTCCTAAACATATGGAAATCAGCTTGTCTCGTGCGAAATTTGAAGAGATTTCAGCTGGTTTGGTAGAGCGTACTATGGGTCCTACTCGTCAAGCTCTATCCGATGCTGGTCTTTCTCCAAACCAAATTGATCGTGTTCTTCTTGTTGGTGGTTCCACTCGTATCCCTGCGGTACAAGAAGCAATCAAGAAGTTCATTGGTCAAGATCCGCATAAAGGTGTAAACCCAGACGAAGTAGTAGCTCTTGGTGCTGCTGTTCAAGCGGGTGTTTTAACTGGTGATGTAAAAGACGTAGTACTTCTTGACGTAACACCACTTTCTCTTGGTATTGAAACATTGGGCGGAGTGTTCACAAAATTGATCGACCGTAACACAACAATCCCAACAAGTAAATCTCAAGTGTTCTCTACAGCAGCGGACAACCAAACAGCGGTTGATATCCATGTGTTGCAAGGGGAGCGTCAAATGGCAGCAGACAACAAAACGTTGGGCCGTTTCCAATTGAGCGATATCCCACCAGCTCCACGTGGTGTTCCACAAGTAGAAGTTAGCTTTGACATTGACGCTAACGGTATTGTAAACGTTCGAGCTAAGGATTTGGGTACAGGTAAAGAACAAGCAATCACAATCACTTCTAACTCTGGTCTTTCTGACGAGGAAATCGACCGCATGGTAAAAGAAGCGGAACTAAACTCCGAAGCAGATAAGAAGCGCAAAGAAGAAGTAGAAATTCGTAACGAAGCAGATCAGTTAGTGTTTACTACCGAGAAAACACTTAAAGATCTTGAAGGTAAAGTAGAGCAAGCCGAGATCGATAAAGCAAACGAAGCGAAAGAAAAAACGAAAAAAGCTTTAGAAGGCGGTAACTTCGACGAGATTAAAGCGGCAAAAGAAGAGCTTTCTGAAATCGTTCAACAATTGTCTATTAAACTGTATGAGCAAGCAGCACAAGCACAACAAGCGGCTCAAAATGCTGACGGTGAAGGTGCAGATCAAGCAGGAAAAGACAATGTAGTAGATGCTGACTATGAAGTAGTTGACGAAGAGAAAAAACAATAAGAATAGATACAGAGATTTAGAGGAGTCAAAGTCACAATGTTGACTTTGACTCTTTTCCTTTATGGAATGGGGATTCTATTGAAGCTTGCAAGTATACATGCTAAGATTATCTTTGATTGTCTTGGATACGGGAGTGATAGACAAGTATGAAACGAGATTATTATGAGGTGCTGGGACTTGGAAAAGACGCCAGTGCAGATGATATAAAAAAGGCATATCGAAAATTGGCGAGGCAGTACCATCCAGACGTTAATAAAGAAGCGGATGCTGAAACCAAATTTAAAGAAGTAAAAGATGCATATGATGTACTCTCAGATGACCAAAAACGTGCCCAATATGATCGCTTTGGACATCAAGATCCGAACCAAGGCTTTGGCGGAGGCTTTGATGCTTCTGGAATGGGTGGCTTTGGTGATATCTTTGATATGTTTTTTGGTGGCGGTGGACGTCGTGCTAATCCAAATGCACCGCGCCGTGGTGCTGATTTGGAGTATGCGATCAACATTGACTTCTTGGATGCTGTGTTTGGCAAAGAAAGAGACATCGAGATTCAACGTGAAGTGGAATGCGATACGTGTCACGGAAGTGGGGCTAAACCTGGCACGAAGGTAGAAACCTGCTCTAGATGTAATGGATCTGGACAGGAGGAAGTTCAGGCAAACACTCCATTTGGACGCGTCGTTAATCGTCGTGTTTGCTCTGTTTGTAATGGTAAAGGAAAGCAGATCAAGGAAAGATGTACAACTTGCAGAGGTACTGGTCGCCAAAAAATCAAGCGCACGATTCACATTAACATCCCTGCTGGGGTAGATGATGGACAGCAAATGCGAATTACTGGCGAAGGTGAAGCTGGTGTGAATGGTGGACCAGCGGGTGACGTTTATGTTATGTTCCGTGTGCGTAAACACGACTTCTTCGAACGCGATGGAAACGACATCTTTTGTGAGATGCCTATTCATTTTGCTCAAGCAGCCTTGGGTGATGAGATTGAAGTGCCAACAGTAGATGGCCGTGTGAAGCTGAAAATCCCAGCAGGAACGCAAACTAACACTTTCTTCCGCTTACGTGGGAAAGGTGTGCCACACTTACGTGGAAACGCGCGAGGTGATCAGCACGTGAAGATTAAAGTAGTGACACCTACGAAATTAACTGATCGTCAAAAAGATCTGTTACGTGAATTAGGGGGATTAGAGGATGGTGCTCCCCTACATGAACAGCCAGAAGAGAACTTTTTTGATAAAATCAAGCGTAGATTACGCGGCGAATAATATGTTGTGGAAAGCTAGATGGGGGATGGTAGAGCATGAATTGGTCAGAAGTTAGTATTCACACCACGGCAGAGGCGGTTGAGGCTGTCTCTAGTATTTTGTACGAAGCGGGAGCAGGTGGCGTTGTCATTGAAGATCCCGAAATTTTATCCCGTGAGTGGAGCACGCCTTTTGGTGAAATCTACCACCTCTCACCAGATGACTTTCCTACTGATGGTGTGATTGTCAAAGCATATTTTCCTGTGAATAGTTATTTGGGTGAAACCGTTGAAGAGATTAAAACACAGGTAAACGAACTTCTGACCTTCGGATTGGATGTCGGAAAAGGAACTGTTACTATGACAGAGGTTCATGAAGATGATTGGGCATCTGCTTGGAAAAAATATTATAAGCCAGTTGCGATTTCAGATCATATCACGATCACGCCTATCTGGGAGGAGTACAAACCGAAGCGAGAAGGGGAGCTTATTATCGAGATGGACCCTGGCATGGCTTTTGGTACAGGTACACATCCAACCACTGTGCTGTGTATTCGTGCGATTGAACGCTACCTGAAAAAAGGGGATCGCGTCTATGATGTGGGAACTGGAACAGGGATCTTAAGTATTGCTGCTGCTAAATTAGGAGCCTCTTCCTTGACTGCCATGGACTTAGATGAGATTGCGGTTCGTTCTGCGCAAGAGAACTGTGTCATCAACAAAGTAGATGACAAGGT
This is a stretch of genomic DNA from Brevibacillus laterosporus DSM 25. It encodes these proteins:
- the dnaK gene encoding molecular chaperone DnaK, producing the protein MSRVIGIDLGTTNSCVAVMEGSEPIVIANAEGNRTTPSVVAFKNGERIVGETAKRQAITNADNTVISIKRWMGTNHKETLEGKDYTPQEVSAMILQKLKADAEAYLGQPVTQAVITVPAYFNDSQRQATKDAGRIAGLEVLRIVNEPTAAALAYGLEKNEDQTILVYDLGGGTFDVSILELSEGFFEVKATSGDNKLGGDDFDQVIMDYLVAEFKKENGIDLAQDRMAMQRLKDAAENAKKDLSGVVTTTISLPFITADASGPKHMEISLSRAKFEEISAGLVERTMGPTRQALSDAGLSPNQIDRVLLVGGSTRIPAVQEAIKKFIGQDPHKGVNPDEVVALGAAVQAGVLTGDVKDVVLLDVTPLSLGIETLGGVFTKLIDRNTTIPTSKSQVFSTAADNQTAVDIHVLQGERQMAADNKTLGRFQLSDIPPAPRGVPQVEVSFDIDANGIVNVRAKDLGTGKEQAITITSNSGLSDEEIDRMVKEAELNSEADKKRKEEVEIRNEADQLVFTTEKTLKDLEGKVEQAEIDKANEAKEKTKKALEGGNFDEIKAAKEELSEIVQQLSIKLYEQAAQAQQAAQNADGEGADQAGKDNVVDADYEVVDEEKKQ
- the dnaJ gene encoding molecular chaperone DnaJ, producing the protein MKRDYYEVLGLGKDASADDIKKAYRKLARQYHPDVNKEADAETKFKEVKDAYDVLSDDQKRAQYDRFGHQDPNQGFGGGFDASGMGGFGDIFDMFFGGGGRRANPNAPRRGADLEYAINIDFLDAVFGKERDIEIQREVECDTCHGSGAKPGTKVETCSRCNGSGQEEVQANTPFGRVVNRRVCSVCNGKGKQIKERCTTCRGTGRQKIKRTIHINIPAGVDDGQQMRITGEGEAGVNGGPAGDVYVMFRVRKHDFFERDGNDIFCEMPIHFAQAALGDEIEVPTVDGRVKLKIPAGTQTNTFFRLRGKGVPHLRGNARGDQHVKIKVVTPTKLTDRQKDLLRELGGLEDGAPLHEQPEENFFDKIKRRLRGE
- the prmA gene encoding 50S ribosomal protein L11 methyltransferase — its product is MNWSEVSIHTTAEAVEAVSSILYEAGAGGVVIEDPEILSREWSTPFGEIYHLSPDDFPTDGVIVKAYFPVNSYLGETVEEIKTQVNELLTFGLDVGKGTVTMTEVHEDDWASAWKKYYKPVAISDHITITPIWEEYKPKREGELIIEMDPGMAFGTGTHPTTVLCIRAIERYLKKGDRVYDVGTGTGILSIAAAKLGASSLTAMDLDEIAVRSAQENCVINKVDDKVLVKQNNLLDGINEKVEVVVANILAEVIIRFTDDVHRVLLPGGTFIASGIIGARENDVKEALAASKLEVIETVYMEDWVAIIAKKR